A segment of the Streptomyces sp. P9-A2 genome:
GGTCGCCTGGTCGCTGCGGTACTGCCGGGTGTCCAGCACGTTGAGCCGGGCGAGCCGGCCGAACTCCAGCCGGCGGTGCATCCGGATGTGCGGGCCGTCGGGGACGGCGCTCGCGCGGACCGGCATGTGCTCGTAGTACGCCTGGTAGCCCGCGGTCAGCCGGGCCGTGAACGCGTCGTGCGGCTGCTTGCCGGGGTCCTGCGGGATCTCGCCGGCGAAGTCGTTGTCGATCTCGTGGTCGTCGAAGGTGACCACGAAGGGGGCGTTGGCATGCATCGCCGCGAGGTCCGGGTCCGAGCGGTACTGGGCGTACCGGTTGCGGTACTGGGTCAGGCTGTACGGCTCCCCGCCGCCCTCGTGACGGCGTACGCCGGTCGCCGACGGGGCGGACTCGTAGATGTAGTCGCCGACGAACACGACGACGTCCGGGTCCTGCCGCAGCATGTCGGCGTACGGCGTGAAGTAGCCGTGCTGCCAGTTCTGGCAGGAGGCGAGCGCGACCCTCAGGTGGCCGCCCGTGCTCCGCGCGGGGGGCGCGGTGCGGGTGCGGCCGACCCGTGAGAGCTGTCCGTCGGCGCGGAAGCGGTACCAGTACCGCCGGTCCGGGCGCAGCCCGCGTACGTCGACGTGGACGCTGTGGCCGTAGGCGGAACGGGCCCAAGCGGTGCCCCGGCGGACGGTCCTCCTGAAGCGGGAGTCCTCGGCGAGCTGCCACTCGACGGGTACCGCGCGGTCCGGCATCCCCCCGCCGTTCAGGGGGTCGGGGGCGAGCCGGGTCCACAGCACGATCCCGTCCGGCAGAGGATCGCCGGAGGCTACACCCAGGCTGAACAGCCCGTCGGGCAACGGTTTCCGCTCCACCGCGCGAGCCGTGGCCGGCAGCCACAGCTGGGCGGAGGCCGCCGCGCCGAGCGCGGCGGCACCGGCGGTCAGAACGCGGCGGCGGTCGGGTGACACTGCTCCGGACATAGGTGGACTCCCCTGCCTCGCATGCGACGTGGACACTGGGAAGTTCTCGGTCCGGAAGGTCCCCGCACTGAACTCAGCGGGGTGCGTGCATGACAAGAAAGCGGACAAGAGGAAACCCGCCCCGGCACGGGAACGTCCCCTTGCCTGGGCGGGTCCTGAAGGTGAGCGGCGGACGGCGGACAGGGATCCCGCCGTCGGAGCCGTCCCGGGGTTCTCCACAGGCCCTACAAGCTCTGCAGGTCCCCCGCGGGGCTTACGACTTGTCGCGGAACGGGTCGAACTCGTCGTACTCCTGCTCGGCCTCGTCCCGTTCGGCCTGCCGGTCGCGACGGCGCTGGGCGGCCGGGCGGGGCTCCTCGAAGCGGTGGTCCTCGCCACGCCGGCCGAGCATCTCCGCTCCGGCGGTCACCGTCGGCTCCCAGTCGAAGACGACGGCGTTGTCCTCGGGGCCGATGGCGACACCGTCGCCGGTGCGGGCCCCGGCCTTCAGCAGCGCCGCTTCCACCCCGAGCCGGTTGAGCCGGTCGGCGAGGTAGCCGACGGCCTCGTCGTTGGTGAAGTCGGTCTGGCGGACCCAGCGTTCGGGCTTCTCGCCACGTACCCGGAACAGTCCTTCGTCCTCGAGGGTGACGGCGAACCCGGCGTCGTCCACGGCCTTGGGCCGGATGACGATGCGCGTCGACTCCTCCTTCGGGCGGGCGGCCCGCGCCTCGGTCACCAGCTGGGCCAGCGCGAACGACAGTTCCCGCAGCCCGAGGTGGGCGACGGCGGACACCGCGAAGACACGGTAGCCGCGTGCCTCCA
Coding sequences within it:
- a CDS encoding alkaline phosphatase D family protein → MSGAVSPDRRRVLTAGAAALGAAASAQLWLPATARAVERKPLPDGLFSLGVASGDPLPDGIVLWTRLAPDPLNGGGMPDRAVPVEWQLAEDSRFRRTVRRGTAWARSAYGHSVHVDVRGLRPDRRYWYRFRADGQLSRVGRTRTAPPARSTGGHLRVALASCQNWQHGYFTPYADMLRQDPDVVVFVGDYIYESAPSATGVRRHEGGGEPYSLTQYRNRYAQYRSDPDLAAMHANAPFVVTFDDHEIDNDFAGEIPQDPGKQPHDAFTARLTAGYQAYYEHMPVRASAVPDGPHIRMHRRLEFGRLARLNVLDTRQYRSDQATSQEGAQDPSLTMLGAAQKRWLVDGLRHSPARWNLIASQIMMAETDLQAGEGKLWFYDAWDGYQAERNALLREFRRVSNPVVLTGDRHLTMISDLKEDFADPSSAVVGAEFVGTSISSNGDQDQAAFREQWDPRRADNPHWKLLDAHRGYHLFDIRQGGIDARVRVVDTVVKPQATPRTLARLRVAAGRPGVHVV